In Pomacea canaliculata isolate SZHN2017 linkage group LG12, ASM307304v1, whole genome shotgun sequence, a single genomic region encodes these proteins:
- the LOC112576777 gene encoding b(0,+)-type amino acid transporter 1-like isoform X1 — translation MNRYSLIEPESPVLTPRMAPHQLPNGYSAPLAMDSASGSPVVVEESKTVQMKKRLGLMGGTALIVGTMIGSGIFVSPKGVLAGCGSIGLSLVIWVSCGVISLFGALTYAELGTLITKSGAEYVYLLEAGQVLPNQFAPIPAFLFAWVSIFILKPALFGVIALSFGIYAVEPFFGDCEVPDVLVKLVAILCICIVSFVNCYSVKLANKVQIVFTVAKLLAIGVIVVGGFIMLAQGNNEYLMEGFQDTTHDLSSIALAFYDGLWAYDGWNNLNYATEELQNPFVNLPRAIMIGIPLVTVCYLLTNISYLTVMSKETLLQSPAVAATWGSRVLGPASLIIPLAVALSTFGAANGSCFTGCRLAYVAAREHHLPEVLSYVQINNFTPLPSVIFSTIVTILMIIPGNIFSLIDFFSFTAWLFYGATMACVLILRHTRPHEPRPYRVPTAIPVVMLIISVYLVVAPIAHNPRIEFLYATLFVLSGMIFYIPFIACKVRLTFLNPLVTAIQCALQVAPSAYLPPE, via the exons ATGAATAGGTATTCCCTGATTG AACCAGAAAGTCCAGTCCTGACCCCCAGGATGGCTCCCCATCAGCTGCCAAATGGCTACTCTGCACCACTAGCCATGGACAGTGCCTCTGGCAGTCCTGTGGTGGTTGAAGAGTCAAAGACAGTGCAGATGAAGAAGCGGCTGGGATTGATGGGTGGAACTGCGTTAATTGTGGGCACCATGATCG GGTCAGGCATCTTCGTGTCTCCAAAGGGAGTGCTGGCAGGATGTGGATCCATTGGACTCAGTCTGGTCATTTGGGTTAGCTGCGGAGTCATCTCCTTGTTTg GAGCCCTGACATACGCAGAGCTAGGTACGCTCATCACTAAGTCTGGAGCTGAGTACGTGTATCTCCTGGAAGCAGGCCAAGTGCTACCAAACCAGTTTGCACCAATCCCTGCATTTCTATTTGCCTGGGTCTCAATCTTCATCCTCAAGCCTGCCCTGTTTGGTGTCATTGCTCTCAGCTTTGGCATCTATGCTGTGGAGCCTTTCTTTGGTGATTGTGAGGTGCCGGACGTGCTCGTGAAGCTGGTTGCAATCTTGTGCATAT GTATTGTGTCCTTTGTCAACTGCTACAGTGTGAAGCTGGCCAACAAGGTGCAGATTGTCTTCACAGTGGCTAAGCTTCTGGCCATCGGCGTGATTGTGGTGGGTGGCTTTATCATGCTGGCACAAG GTAACAATGAATACCTCATGGAGGGCTTTCAAGATACAACACATGACTTGTCGAGCATTGCCCTTGCCTTCTATGATGGTCTGTGGGCATATGATGGCTG GAACAACTTGAACTATGCAACAGAGGAGCTGCAGAATCCTTTTGT AAACTTACCCCGGGCCATCATGATTGGTATACCCCTGGTGACTGTATGCTATCTGCTGACTAACATCTCGTACCTGACTGTCATGTCCAAAGAAACCCTGCTGCAGTCTCCCGCTGTGGCAGCT ACTTGGGGTTCTCGAGTTCTTGGCCCTGCTTCCCTGATTATCCCCCTGGCTGTGGCCCTCTCTACTTTTGGAGCAGCAAATGGTTCCTGCTTTACAGGCTGCAG ACTTGCTTATGTAGCTGCTCGTGAACATCACTTACCTGAGGTTCTGTCCTATGTTCAAATCAACAACTTCACTCCTCTGCCCAGTGTCATATTTTCT ACAATAGTGACTATCCTCATGATTATTCCTGGCAACATCTTCAGTCTCATTGACTTCTTTAGTTTCACTGCCTGGCTGTTCTATGGTGCGACTATGGCCTGTGTTCTCATCCTGCGTCACACACGTCCACATGAACCTCGCCCATACAGG GTACCAACAGCTATCCCAGTTGTGATGTTGATCATCTCTGTGTACTTGGTGGTTGCCCCAATTGCTCACAATCCTCGCATTGAGTTTCTGTATGCAACACTTTTTGTTCTCAGTGGCATGATCTTCTACATCCCATTCATTGCCTGCAAAGTTCGCCTCACCTTCCTTA aTCCACTGGTGACAGCAATACAATGTGCGCTGCAGGTTGCCCCTAGCGCCTACCTCCCACCTGAATAA
- the LOC112576777 gene encoding b(0,+)-type amino acid transporter 1-like isoform X2, producing MAPHQLPNGYSAPLAMDSASGSPVVVEESKTVQMKKRLGLMGGTALIVGTMIGSGIFVSPKGVLAGCGSIGLSLVIWVSCGVISLFGALTYAELGTLITKSGAEYVYLLEAGQVLPNQFAPIPAFLFAWVSIFILKPALFGVIALSFGIYAVEPFFGDCEVPDVLVKLVAILCICIVSFVNCYSVKLANKVQIVFTVAKLLAIGVIVVGGFIMLAQGNNEYLMEGFQDTTHDLSSIALAFYDGLWAYDGWNNLNYATEELQNPFVNLPRAIMIGIPLVTVCYLLTNISYLTVMSKETLLQSPAVAATWGSRVLGPASLIIPLAVALSTFGAANGSCFTGCRLAYVAAREHHLPEVLSYVQINNFTPLPSVIFSTIVTILMIIPGNIFSLIDFFSFTAWLFYGATMACVLILRHTRPHEPRPYRVPTAIPVVMLIISVYLVVAPIAHNPRIEFLYATLFVLSGMIFYIPFIACKVRLTFLNPLVTAIQCALQVAPSAYLPPE from the exons ATGGCTCCCCATCAGCTGCCAAATGGCTACTCTGCACCACTAGCCATGGACAGTGCCTCTGGCAGTCCTGTGGTGGTTGAAGAGTCAAAGACAGTGCAGATGAAGAAGCGGCTGGGATTGATGGGTGGAACTGCGTTAATTGTGGGCACCATGATCG GGTCAGGCATCTTCGTGTCTCCAAAGGGAGTGCTGGCAGGATGTGGATCCATTGGACTCAGTCTGGTCATTTGGGTTAGCTGCGGAGTCATCTCCTTGTTTg GAGCCCTGACATACGCAGAGCTAGGTACGCTCATCACTAAGTCTGGAGCTGAGTACGTGTATCTCCTGGAAGCAGGCCAAGTGCTACCAAACCAGTTTGCACCAATCCCTGCATTTCTATTTGCCTGGGTCTCAATCTTCATCCTCAAGCCTGCCCTGTTTGGTGTCATTGCTCTCAGCTTTGGCATCTATGCTGTGGAGCCTTTCTTTGGTGATTGTGAGGTGCCGGACGTGCTCGTGAAGCTGGTTGCAATCTTGTGCATAT GTATTGTGTCCTTTGTCAACTGCTACAGTGTGAAGCTGGCCAACAAGGTGCAGATTGTCTTCACAGTGGCTAAGCTTCTGGCCATCGGCGTGATTGTGGTGGGTGGCTTTATCATGCTGGCACAAG GTAACAATGAATACCTCATGGAGGGCTTTCAAGATACAACACATGACTTGTCGAGCATTGCCCTTGCCTTCTATGATGGTCTGTGGGCATATGATGGCTG GAACAACTTGAACTATGCAACAGAGGAGCTGCAGAATCCTTTTGT AAACTTACCCCGGGCCATCATGATTGGTATACCCCTGGTGACTGTATGCTATCTGCTGACTAACATCTCGTACCTGACTGTCATGTCCAAAGAAACCCTGCTGCAGTCTCCCGCTGTGGCAGCT ACTTGGGGTTCTCGAGTTCTTGGCCCTGCTTCCCTGATTATCCCCCTGGCTGTGGCCCTCTCTACTTTTGGAGCAGCAAATGGTTCCTGCTTTACAGGCTGCAG ACTTGCTTATGTAGCTGCTCGTGAACATCACTTACCTGAGGTTCTGTCCTATGTTCAAATCAACAACTTCACTCCTCTGCCCAGTGTCATATTTTCT ACAATAGTGACTATCCTCATGATTATTCCTGGCAACATCTTCAGTCTCATTGACTTCTTTAGTTTCACTGCCTGGCTGTTCTATGGTGCGACTATGGCCTGTGTTCTCATCCTGCGTCACACACGTCCACATGAACCTCGCCCATACAGG GTACCAACAGCTATCCCAGTTGTGATGTTGATCATCTCTGTGTACTTGGTGGTTGCCCCAATTGCTCACAATCCTCGCATTGAGTTTCTGTATGCAACACTTTTTGTTCTCAGTGGCATGATCTTCTACATCCCATTCATTGCCTGCAAAGTTCGCCTCACCTTCCTTA aTCCACTGGTGACAGCAATACAATGTGCGCTGCAGGTTGCCCCTAGCGCCTACCTCCCACCTGAATAA